acttcatatttcaGTTAATTTGGGATAAATCTTCCATTATCATGTGATTTGAagattaatagtaaaataaattatacgatatattacatatatcttacatattatgatacaatgtctaataaataattatatttcgactatttataatattaaaaattcacacAAATAAACTTACTATCATTTTTACTAACAATCGGTGTCTAACTCTTAAATAATaggattattaaattgatgataatttcaaaatattttatgtaaatataattatataaaaatcaattatagagctatatcataatatttgacaatttattgaatatcTTAATATCAGTTTAACAATGgaatgtaacaattatttaacagaaatcgcattatacattttactgGTCTTCGCGTATTGCTGGTCTCCGCATTTTACGTAAAGCTTTTACTATTCAAACGAGACAGAGTTAATCATTGCATATACTGCAAttcgaaataataaatctCGGTACTTTGTTGTATCATTCATTTCGTTTGAATCATGTTTATCCCGACTAAGCTTTAGCTTTGTCGTCGTGGACAAGACGACCTCTTACCTTCTCTTCCCCTCAACGCAGAATCCATTTACATAAAACCATGGATCTTTTACATACAAATGCTTAGCTTAGGCTCTGAAGTATAACAATGGATATTATGCAAGAAGTGCAAGACTTCTACACACCATATCCGCGTTTATATTTCGagtttcattattttagaATAGAATTGCATATACACGCAATAACACACACGCGAAGCTAAAATGTCATGTTTTGCGTAACTTTAGCTTCTAGAAAATGGATTATATGTatgatatgtatgtacattattATTCAGATTGTaagaaattctaaataaagttatttaaattttcataccGAGCTTTTGTAGTGCTATCAGATTgcgcaaaaattatttgtttattctgAATTCAAATTGAGAATTTtgataatctctttaatagcatttatcaaaaaatttgtaacaaataatatttatttaattataatttcaaagaaagaaattcatttacaaaatatattgtttgacATGTTGTAAGCATTGTTTCTTATACAGAAtctatatgttaaataatcaatataaaaatattaaaatagaagttTTCTTTCTACTCTGATTGTATATAGATGTAActaaatgtatgtattaattatttgtattaataattaattaaaacttaataatactTGTAATGTTACAAGTTGGTTCTTTCACAAGTTCACTAATCTCATTCATACATGCAAGATAGGCCATTGTAGAGTAGCAGAAGCACTTGGAAAGTTTTGAGAACTTCTGGTCTTCTCATTGCTGAAGAACTACTCTGTGTTTAGTTGAGAACGTAAAGTTAACTTTAGTCTACTGCTATCATAAACtgcgtattaataaaaatacattttcctacaagttataaaaattatttttaaaaactatgtaacacaaaaaacatttataataaggTTAATAAACAGATTACTccgtaataatatattacactaACCATTCAAATTTTGCATGGTGTTATTGAATTTATAGATCTCGTTTTGTCTCGGGGATAAATAACTGTCAAACGCGTCGTGAAGATTAGCATTTCGTAcacttttcaaataattcgGTTGTTGCTCCAGAATGTTGTAAAGTAACCATTTAACATCAGCAAATTCTCTGCTCAACTTTTCTTCGAGATTTGCGAATTTTTCATCCATTGTTTCTGAAAGCATAAGGTAGAAcacaaaatcataataaaattaaaataacatcaagtagaaaatattttaagaaaaattgattttacttgatacattttaaattattaacaataatttaaaaataacttcttaaatttataaaatatatttacacatatattaatattatattaatattttatatactttatctgtaactctttaatatttaatacgatTTTAGCAATTTTGATCTTCACTCACTTGCCTTACAGGCTCCGGTGAGTACTGTTGTAACAGTGGCACGTGCGTTCGCGATTACATCTTCTGTTGCGATCTTGCAAATAGTATGTTGTGTTTCTGTGACATCGTCGCTACTGACATTGGCCTCAATTGTCGCTAAAAATTACAATGTGTCTCAAAGaatctgttttaattaataaacaaattctaaaaaaagcgTATGATATCGTCAAAGATAgcccgggaaaaaatgtttcatataaaaacatatataaatataaaatatgtccatatatgtttatattagttttctttcttttgtaaaaatttttatttaatataaaaaaataatggccATACTAAAAAGacagaaactaattaaaacaataatttttgcattgcttcttttaaaaaattaagtatgaaaaattgtccatatataattatatgtatatattccagataatattccaaatatatatgattatatacatgaacaatttttcatatttaatagctttttaaaaaaaaaacaatgcaaaaattattttttaaattaatttttgtcttttcagtataactattattttttcaaacagaaattttacaaaaaaaattagtataaatgtatatgaacataatttatatatatttatatgtttttatataaaatattttttcccggaaaattatttataaaaagagcttatatacatatgactttacaataaaatttcattctctaaactattttctatattttgtgaaatcagacattgattataaaatattatgttataatgtaataaacatttattacattataacataatatgttattaaagtttctatttatttatttccaaatctctagaataaacaaaattattatttaataataatgcattatatatacaaagtgTCTGATAATTATTGATGAAATGCTGATGGAATGCTCTACCTGATGGCCATAAGcgttatttcaataattatcaaacatcttgtatattatgtacaaatcTTATGTTCTCTCTATGCGATgaatataaagagaaaaaatgacttaattaaaagatttaatattattaatgacatTATTTAGtttgattttgtaatttttaaaatttatcaaaattctaattctctCTGTAAATTGAGTTTTCTGGTCATAATATATACTGACatgtattgtttttaattacattatattttttcaggcatatctattgaaaattgttacgtaataaaaaaaattattttgcacttACGGATTTTCCATAAAGATTCACTCACGCCATCACATGCCAAATAAAACGAAACGAGACAAAACAATGATATGGAGTAATGTATGATTCTCGACATCTCGTCGCATATGAACGGTACGTTGTGAATTCATCACAGTGTAGCCGAAATTATAAACAGCGGTGGCTTCCACCCGCccttaaaaatagattttatcgTCTTCTTACCGATGAGAAGacttcaaagaaaaattacacatataatataataagatacttttaaaaaaatttgattatttgttattaaatttaatgtatatataaaattttcaatatttaaatatttttcttttttatagttattcaaattgttttaatttaataaataactattcgaattaaactatttatatattatacacaaattttattttaataaatttgttaatttagttgttgaataaactaattaaaatttaattaaaattgttctaagttatcattatcattaaattcaaatacgAAAATCAACTATCAAAACgaataaaaagatatgtttAATACAACATGacactaaataataataaattttgtaaaatatatttcaaaatttcgtaaaaataatagaaataaccCGGGAAAAATGtttcctataaaaatatatataaatatatatataatatgtttatatatgtttatactagttttctttcttttgtaaagatttttatttaatataaaaaaataatagttatactgaaaagatagaaactataatttaaaaaataatttttgcattgtttcttttaaaaaagaaacatatataattatatattgtcgATTTTcatacttaacttttttaaaagaaacaatgcaaaaattattttttaaattatagtttctatcttttcagtataactattatttttttatattaaataaaaatctttacaaaagaaagaaaactagtataaacatatatggacatattttatagatatttatatatgtttttatatgaaacatttaatttccctctttttttcaaatattgctgtattaaacatttaatacagcaatatttgaaaaaaaaagagaatattagtttatagttgtttttttgtttttacctaaaataaAAGGTATcctatcctatctaaaaaaaaggcatgtaaagtcgattgctcgcattaCTCGAAGTTTactgttgtcgcttttccgcgatgccgattggttctctcgctgcgcttacttcgtgttgcaagagtagctgtcattgcaattgaattttgacagctgccaaatttgtataaatattatctatacatttattgttgtaatttatttttaaaaagtaaaaaataaaaagttaagtagctgggtagctaggtagctagatagcagtaagtatgcaagtaATCATGTATgttggtatgtatgtatgtaggtaggtatgtaggtatgtatgtatgtatgtataattaaactttacattttttattcaaaattgccgaagacgtttgattaatgtaaacgaaggatagagaaaatcaaattacaattattaatattttttaagtgaaaagtcaaatagcgcgcgcacagcgcgcgcctgtaatgttctagtattatgaaaaagagataaaaagttattaaaaatgcaattcatgaagaacaaattttattttataaaatggacTTAATTCATATCAAAACGCACTGAAGATTGAAATTGCGAATTGGAAATTTGAACTCAttcaatcaaataatttttatttaaatctgtttctttctgattgattaaatttgaaaatttccgttttataatctttattcttCAATTCACATAaacacgatatttatgataaatatttataattatttattattatttattgtttttaatattgtattcatatttaatacatattttatatacatgaagcaaaaaattataaatctttattcaacatgttattaaaatatatagactaaatattttatacaatatatatggtaagtaaaaaataaatatttatatagtaatatttttttatacatattttataaatatttttataaaatttaagataaatctttatatggTCAATCTaagatcataaaaatatttgtaaaatatttaaataattgttataaatatattgtaaattatagttttatagaTATTGAATATTGTTAGAATGATTATGGCTTAAAAAACGTGTACAATGGCggtacttttaatatttgagcGGGAGATACTAGAGGCGTCAGCTGGCTTAAGATCACTTGTAATATTCGACATTTTCTATCTGACTAAACTCGcattgatttttatcgaaaaaatgGGTGAAAATGTGCAAGGAACGTTCGTGTCCGAGAAAGTTTCCAAAATAAGGTGGCAATTCGGAAATTTTACAGaagcaaagaattttttaaccgGCAGTTGGGATAACTCGGTATGATTTCTGGCATACTTAacctataaatttatttcttgagCTAAATGtgcattgtaatatttttgtataaaactttGTACGTGTTTATACATATCAgtaagagaaattaaaaatttatagcgaTGATGAGTTTAAATAGTTTGGAATTtgattttgtcaaatttttctcttacgcagataaataaaataacatattggACATTCAGAACAAACTATGACGAAGAAACATATCCTGTAGTCCTGTCATCATATTCATTCCTTGGGGATGTAACTGAACTAAAGGTAGTACATCCTTCttgaaaaagttattaaattttattacatgcaTCTAGAATTAATACAACAGAATTTTCAGTTTATTAGCAAAGATTTCTTTGTTGCTGCTTCATCTTTAGGATCAATAAGATTATTGCAAATTGATGAAGATTCCTGTACTGAATTTAAAGAACATATGTCATGGGAGTTTATACATAGTTTTAAGTGAGTAAACTTGTTTAATTTGATTACATTAAATGCcttgaattgaaatattaatcttttggAACTGACAGTGAATTTGTTTGACCTACAGTCAATGATAAATCTTGAatcattgatattaaaattgtgtatttggttttttaatacaaattatatcatattgattctttgaaattaattagtgttttttaatcacataaatttaatctcaCGGTATCATTTAGTATATGAGTACTATATTAAGGATTTTGTTGttagttttaaaagattaaataaatattatgtgtttttaataatataatataattttcacagAACAATGGATTATGCCTCATGTACCGCATTGTCCACGTTTGAACAAGACATAGCTTCAGTAGGAGAAGATGGAAAGCTTAATCTTCTTACAGCTGCAGAAAAGAAACCAGTTAGAGTTATTGGTAAAAGTTTCATATGGATtaatatatgcatatgtaacgtataatttgatttttttaaaattaaacatttattatattctattttcagAAAATGCTGATAGTTGCTCCATATATTGTGTTGATTTCTTGAAACATAATGAAGTACTTACGGGAAATTCAAGAGGGCATATGAAAGTTTGGGATCTGAGAAATAATTGTGATGTACCCGCATCCACTTTTATGCTTTCAGATcaagttaaagtaaattttattttttctataatttaaatatatatatgtatatatatataaaaacatctaTTTCCATCAAagtagataaattttaatctcgatttAATCTTTGTTTATCCTTTTCTATTTATGAGAACTAGAAAGACAATAAGTtaagatcaaaattaattattggtgGAAAGGGACTTAATCTTTTCATGatatcaaaatttgttttgactAAATATAAGGCTCCGTTTGTTTATTTgtgatatttacatattttttatttttacttcttgtttaatcttttaatgatgaagttttataaaatcttacaAGTCTTctaaagttacaaaaatacttttacagACAGCAGCTACGAGTATTACGCATCATCCTACGCAAAAGCATATTGTGGTCGCTGGTGGAGACGATGGTAGTTTAACCGTATGGGATTTAAGACAGAATACTTATCCAATGTCACAACTTAACGCGCATACTAAAGCTGTCAGCGAGATATTGTTCCACCAAGACAGACCTGATAATCTTTTTACTTGTTCCGTCAGCGGAGAGTTGTGGCATTGGAACAATGCGCAAAGTTCGAAGCTGAAACTTGGTAAGAAACttgaaagtatttattaatgagAAGCTTAACCGTAATTGAGACACAAATGCATTATATAAGATAATTCTAACATTCtgttttttatgatattagaTTCTGCGGACATGCATTGGTTGAATACAATTAGCGCAAATGGAAAAGTTAATGTGAATTCACTGTGCGCTGCTATGCACAAGCCGATAAACAGTATTGATATCAACAGATCAACATTGCTTTTTGGATGTGACAATGAGGCTATGTATATTGTAAGAAATGTACTTATTTAACAgtaatgtatgtgtgtatatatatagtattttttatttttcttacacttagaagaaataaaattaaaaccgtcatctttttaatacttattggcatcatttattatgttttcaaAAGTACTTATATCGCGCTCTCgttttttagaaaagtttttttgctgatttgattagttaattttctgttaaattgaaaaatatttttcctcttttgagaaataaaaatttttgagttGTGTTATTTTCGAAGCAAGAGTGCGATATGATTATCATCTATAAGTAACATTGAgtaaattaatactaaaaaaaacaattaaacttgaaattaactaacttataaaattaatttaattattttaaaacttatatgaataaaaaattaaaaatatcaatattacattaaacatgatcttaaaatgtattatttatattaaaatataattttattctaaataacgaaacgattatataaattatcaaatttaatattttatttttaaagcaagTTCATACGAAGTAATAGTTTTTTATGGGGGAACGTAttcttttactatttttctttatatgtacataagtaaatttttaacttggaATAAGAATTAATAGGTTAAAGTTTGATAAATCGCCACTAATTTGTAATACTAATTACTTCAGTTATCAAccaaaaatctattaaaaaataattaaatattttgttagatGTACTAGATTAATTAGTTGTAAGACAAGCAAAATTGTCTATTcacattataatttgtaatataaggTTGTTCATTTTTTGTGAGAAATTCTATTTCTTGAATtctaatgaattttttattataaaaattcttttctcccCTTCCTACCTTTctactctctctttctctctctctcacacacacacacacacacacactctctctcttctaTTGCTGACAGCGTCATCTGCTGTCGCTTGGTTCAACCACAAAGGCAGGAAGCGATTCAAGCCGCTGCTAGCGCCTGCTTGCCATCTTGAGTGACGCCTCGCTTGGAATTTCGTAAACAGTTTTTGGCTTTGCTTGATCGCGCTTAAAGCGACGGGGACGCTATGTCGAAGCGCAGGATCGAGGTCGTGGATCCCTATATTAAACGGAAAGCCATGTGAGTGCACCAAACGTTATTCCTGTCATTCGCGTGCAGACAACGCACGACCGCGAGTAGTCAGCGGCAGCCCCCCCTTTGCCATGTGCAATGTCGCGGCATTGTATCAGCAGTATCAGCACCGTGCCAGAGAGTTTATCACGCGCGCGAATGTCCGGACCCTGGCGAATAGAACCGGACCCATGGTCTGACACGTGCGCGCAATTCTCGCACGTTGTTCTCCGATGACGACGAACCTCGAACGTGACGGTCTCGCCACTTCGACAGTTCTCACTTCCGGCGACATGGGGAAAATCGTAGCTATGTTCCTTATAACGGTTCTCTCGTCTGACCTGTTTTGCATttgcaataaagaaaaataaaacccatgttttttttcaatagttgTCTTCGCTAGTGAGCATCACAGACGCCTGTTCGCACGTATCgccgtaattttattaatcttgcACGTCGATGCGCGCGTTTACAATATCTCGCTTTGTTTTGCATGGAGATACTTTTCAATAtactgtttattatatatgtgaattgataaaatggaaaattatagTATCGTGATTGGTTTGTAGGGAGACTTCCATTTCCAACAATGCAACAACTCCAGGGTCCACAGCGGCGAAGAGCCAAGTACAGTTTAATCCATATACCATGCTGCCATACACGCCACGATATTACGAACTCTATAAGAAAAGGATAACTCTACCTGTATTCGAGTACCGTACTGATTTTATGAGGTTACTGGCCCAACATCAATGTATAGTTCTTGTTGGAGAGACAGGTTCTGGCAAAACTACACAGATACCACAATGGTGTGTGGAGTATTCTAGAAGCATTGGAAATAAAGGAGTTGCTTGTACACAGGTAATGTATTAAGGTTTGCacatgatatatatatgtaactctcaatattttattaattttaatagtttattctatttatataatactatatatctTATCTATTAATGCATTATGAAAATCATATGTAATATGTTTAGCCAAGAAGAGTGGCAGCTATGAGTGTTGCTCAAAGAGTGTCAGAAGAAATGGACGTTGCCTTAGgtgtgtattattattattattattattattatacaattatattaagaaacaatattattttctaatttaaatttgcaaaattacaaaagatttggagataaagattttttattgattagcAATAAACATAGTACGCATTGTACAGTGTCTTGTAtttgagattttatttaaaaaattcttaatgtGATATTTTCAATTGTATGATTAATTATCTTTCAAATTCTGTATTTTTGGTAAACTGCATCTGTATCTTGTGGATAGcatgtacatttatatatatatatatatatatttaatgtttaaaatctgGAATTACCtagaattttaaatgaaatttttgggaaatctaaaaattctcaggaaattttttgataaaatttgagtaaacatgaatgttttttacataaaaaatttaaagaatatcatgatattagaaataatactgtaattatgctaaaaacaaaaaaaaatctttgacaGGTCAAGAAGTAGGATACAGTATTCGTTTTGAAGATTGTAGTTCACCAAGGACTGTGCTGAAATACATGACTGACGGTATGTTGCTTCGGGAAGGCATGTCTGATCCCATGTTGGATGCCTATCAAGTGATATTGCTAGATGAAGCTCATGAAAGAACGTTAGCTACTGATTTACTGATGGGTGTTTTGAAAGAAGTGATCAAACAAAGACCGGATTTGAAACTTGTGATTATGAGTGCTACTTTGGACGCTGGAAAGTTTCAGCAGTACTTTGACAACGCACCGCTCATGAACGTACCTGGTAGAACGCATCCGGTCGAGATATTTTACACGCCGGAACCAGAAAGGGATTATTTGGAAGCGGCAATTAGAACTGT
This genomic stretch from Monomorium pharaonis isolate MP-MQ-018 chromosome 4, ASM1337386v2, whole genome shotgun sequence harbors:
- the LOC105829339 gene encoding nucleoporin Nup43 isoform X1, with the protein product MGENVQGTFVSEKVSKIRWQFGNFTEAKNFLTGSWDNSINKITYWTFRTNYDEETYPVVLSSYSFLGDVTELKNFQFISKDFFVAASSLGSIRLLQIDEDSCTEFKEHMSWEFIHSFKTMDYASCTALSTFEQDIASVGEDGKLNLLTAAEKKPVRVIENADSCSIYCVDFLKHNEVLTGNSRGHMKVWDLRNNCDVPASTFMLSDQVKTAATSITHHPTQKHIVVAGGDDGSLTVWDLRQNTYPMSQLNAHTKAVSEILFHQDRPDNLFTCSVSGELWHWNNAQSSKLKLDSADMHWLNTISANGKVNVNSLCAAMHKPINSIDINRSTLLFGCDNEAMYIVRNVLI
- the LOC105829337 gene encoding TNF receptor-associated factor 6 isoform X2 — encoded protein: MSRIIHYSISLFCLVSFYLACDGVSESLWKIPTIEANVSSDDVTETQHTICKIATEDVIANARATVTTVLTGACKAKTMDEKFANLEEKLSREFADVKWLLYNILEQQPNYLKSVRNANLHDAFDSYLSPRQNEIYKFNNTMQNLNGSTNVFIYYWQVSNFNVMLMSWQTGRSMRSPTFYAGRSGYAMYLKITPKYFPDGTIFVGVGLTRGRYDSVLAWPFPHRIRLEEIFGSRVMQLRLQASGSLTWKRGEHRIGMSY
- the LOC105829339 gene encoding nucleoporin Nup43 isoform X2 produces the protein MGENVQGTFVSEKVSKIRWQFGNFTEAKNFLTGSWDNSINKITYWTFRTNYDEETYPVVLSSYSFLGDVTELKFISKDFFVAASSLGSIRLLQIDEDSCTEFKEHMSWEFIHSFKTMDYASCTALSTFEQDIASVGEDGKLNLLTAAEKKPVRVIENADSCSIYCVDFLKHNEVLTGNSRGHMKVWDLRNNCDVPASTFMLSDQVKTAATSITHHPTQKHIVVAGGDDGSLTVWDLRQNTYPMSQLNAHTKAVSEILFHQDRPDNLFTCSVSGELWHWNNAQSSKLKLDSADMHWLNTISANGKVNVNSLCAAMHKPINSIDINRSTLLFGCDNEAMYIVRNVLI